A DNA window from Patagioenas fasciata isolate bPatFas1 chromosome 1, bPatFas1.hap1, whole genome shotgun sequence contains the following coding sequences:
- the LOC139827715 gene encoding solute carrier family 15 member 1-like, which produces MPLANPRFITEINAKCCVLCALLSCFGYPLSIFFIVVNEFCERFSYYGMRAVLVLYFKYFLQWNDNLSTAIYHTFVALCYLTPILGALIADSWLGKFKTIVYLSIVYTIGQAVLSVSSINDLTDHNHDGSPDSISVHVALSMIGLIFIAFGTGGIKPCVSAFGGDQFEDDQEKQRSRFFSIFYLSINAGSLLSTIITPILRVLIRSLPKVGLQLLVTHLIHTPNPEETVAMGFACVLPCTWEGEAGERAWVWKLRTPRRVLQFRQSLTCPCVM; this is translated from the exons ATGCCGCTAGCAAACCCAAGATTTATTACTGAAATTAATGCAAAATGCTGCGTGCTCTGCGCTTTG CTGAGCTGCTTTGGCTACCCCTTGAGCATTTTCTTCATCGTTGTCAATGAGTTCTGTGAGCGATTCTCCTACTATGGCATGCGAG CGGTGCTCGTTTTGTATTTCAAGTATTTCCTGCAATGGAATGACAACTTGTCCACAGCCATCTACCACACGTTTGTTGCTCTGTGCTACTTGACACCGATCCTTGGAGCACTCATTGCAGACTCTTGGTTGGGAAAGTTTAA GACCATTGTCTACCTGTCCATTGTCTACACGATTGGGCAGGCAGTCTTGTCTGTGAGCTCCATAAATGACCTGACTGATCACAACCACGATGGCTCTCCTGATAGTATCTCAGTGCACGT TGCTCTGTCCATGATTGGTTTGATCTTCATTGCATTTGGTACTGGTGGGATCAAACCCTGTGTGTCAGCATTTGGTGGAGATCAGTTTGAAGATGACCAG GAAAAACAAAGAAGTAGATTCTTTTCCATCTTTTATTTGTCCATTAATGCTGGAAGTCTCCTGTCTACTATAATCACCCCAATTCTCAGAG TCCTGATCAGAAGCCTACCCAAGGTGGGCCTCCAGCTACTAGTGACCCATCTTATCCATACACCCAACCCAGAGGAGACGGTGGCTATGGGGTTTGCCTGTGTCTTGCCCTGCACGTGGGAGGGTGAGGCTGGGGAACGTG